In a single window of the Acidobacteriota bacterium genome:
- a CDS encoding type II secretion system F family protein, which yields MPTYVFKGRNRFNEVVVGERVATDRGALEGLLRREQIILTSAREKGRDISLPKVGREKVKAKDLALFTRQFSVMLDAGLPLVQCLEILGQQQDNKFFQKVIFQTRSDVESGSTLADAMGRHPRVFDHLYCNMVAAGETGGILDIILQRLSTYLEKMVKLKSDVKSALIYPIAVIFIAIVVISVIMIVVIPAFKNIFEGLLGPGEKLPWLTELVVSISSFMASYWWLIGIVIGATVFAGKAWYNTDSGRHVIDNVILKLPILGVILKKIAIARFSRTLSTLMSSGVPILESLDITARTAGNVIVSEAILKVRAAIEQGQTFVEPLKATQIFPVMVSQMIGVGEQTGAMDAMLSKIADFYEQEVDAAIANLLSMMEPAMILFLGVTIGTIVIAMYLPLFTLIGKLAGGK from the coding sequence ATGCCAACGTATGTATTTAAAGGTCGCAACCGATTTAATGAAGTCGTGGTCGGTGAGCGTGTAGCAACAGACCGAGGCGCGCTTGAAGGTTTGCTCAGGCGTGAACAAATTATTCTGACCAGCGCCAGAGAAAAAGGGCGCGACATCAGTTTGCCGAAAGTCGGTCGTGAGAAGGTTAAAGCGAAAGATTTAGCGTTGTTTACACGCCAATTTTCAGTAATGCTCGATGCCGGACTGCCACTGGTTCAATGTCTGGAAATTTTAGGGCAGCAGCAGGATAACAAATTTTTTCAGAAGGTAATTTTTCAAACCCGTTCCGATGTCGAATCCGGCAGCACGCTGGCTGACGCGATGGGCAGACATCCGAGAGTTTTCGACCATCTCTATTGCAATATGGTTGCAGCGGGCGAAACCGGCGGTATTCTCGATATTATTTTGCAACGACTATCAACTTACCTTGAAAAGATGGTCAAGTTAAAGAGCGACGTCAAAAGCGCATTGATTTACCCCATCGCGGTTATTTTCATTGCCATTGTGGTCATCTCAGTCATTATGATTGTGGTTATTCCGGCATTTAAAAACATTTTTGAAGGGTTGCTTGGACCTGGCGAAAAACTCCCCTGGCTGACGGAATTGGTGGTTAGCATTTCGAGTTTTATGGCGAGTTACTGGTGGTTGATCGGTATCGTCATCGGTGCCACGGTATTTGCCGGCAAAGCCTGGTATAACACCGACAGTGGTCGTCACGTCATTGACAATGTGATTTTGAAGTTGCCGATTCTGGGCGTCATTTTGAAAAAGATTGCGATTGCGCGATTCAGCCGCACCCTGTCCACCTTGATGAGTTCCGGCGTCCCGATTCTCGAATCGCTCGATATTACCGCGCGAACGGCGGGCAATGTCATCGTCTCGGAAGCGATTTTGAAAGTTCGCGCCGCCATTGAACAGGGGCAGACTTTTGTCGAACCGTTGAAAGCGACACAGATTTTCCCGGTAATGGTTTCGCAAATGATTGGCGTCGGTGAACAGACCGGCGCGATGGATGCGATGTTATCGAAGATTGCCGACTTTTATGAACAGGAAGTCGATGCGGCGATTGCCAACTTACTCAGTATGATGGAACCGGCAATGATTCTGTTTTTGGGTGTGACCATCGGTACAATCGTTATCGCGATGTATTTGCCGCTCTTCACGTTGATTGGCAAACTCGCGGGCGGAAAATAG
- a CDS encoding type IV pilus twitching motility protein PilT produces the protein MAEIILSELLRKMIEMGGSDLHITTSSPPMVRVHGHLRPLDYPELTPAETKQVAYSVLTDAQKHRFEENLELDFSFGIKGLSRFRANLFNQRGAVGAVFRAIPYEIKTFEELGLPPVIEKLCEKPRGLILVTGPTGSGKSTTLASMLDKVNRMRHEHIITVEDPIEFLHTHKNCLVNQREVQSDTHSFSNALRAALRQDPDVVLIGEMRDLETTETALRIAETGHLTFATLHTNSASSSINRIIDIFPAHQQAQIRTQLSMVLEGIVTQSLLPRANGQGRCLAMEILVPNAAIRNLIREDKIHQIYSMMQTGQDKFGMQTFNQSLASLYFKKQITLELGLARSSNPDELQDLINRGVQTLQNPAQHQQQVRPNASNMNGPTGRPLSPLGRVGK, from the coding sequence ATGGCTGAAATCATATTAAGCGAATTACTCAGAAAAATGATTGAAATGGGCGGCTCAGACCTGCACATCACCACCAGTTCGCCGCCCATGGTTCGAGTTCACGGGCATCTACGACCGCTCGATTATCCCGAACTCACACCGGCTGAAACCAAACAAGTGGCTTATTCGGTTTTGACGGATGCGCAAAAGCACCGCTTTGAAGAAAATCTCGAACTCGATTTTTCATTCGGTATTAAAGGGCTTTCGCGTTTCCGCGCCAACCTGTTCAACCAGCGCGGCGCGGTTGGCGCAGTCTTTCGCGCCATTCCCTATGAAATAAAAACCTTTGAAGAATTGGGCTTGCCGCCGGTCATCGAAAAACTCTGCGAGAAACCTCGCGGACTCATTCTCGTGACCGGGCCAACCGGTTCCGGTAAATCGACGACGCTCGCTTCTATGCTCGATAAAGTCAATCGTATGCGACACGAGCATATCATTACGGTTGAAGACCCGATTGAATTTTTGCACACCCATAAAAATTGTTTAGTGAATCAAAGGGAAGTGCAATCCGATACTCATTCATTTTCAAATGCGTTGCGCGCGGCTTTGCGTCAAGACCCGGATGTCGTGCTCATCGGTGAAATGCGCGACCTCGAAACCACTGAAACCGCGCTGCGAATTGCTGAAACCGGTCACCTGACATTTGCGACCTTGCACACCAATTCCGCGTCATCGTCAATTAACCGTATCATCGATATTTTCCCGGCGCACCAGCAGGCGCAAATCCGCACTCAGCTTTCAATGGTTCTCGAAGGCATCGTCACCCAATCGTTGTTGCCGAGAGCCAATGGGCAGGGGCGTTGTCTGGCGATGGAAATTCTGGTTCCCAATGCGGCTATTCGCAACCTGATTCGCGAAGATAAAATTCACCAGATTTATTCGATGATGCAAACCGGTCAGGATAAATTCGGCATGCAGACTTTTAATCAATCGCTGGCGAGTCTGTATTTCAAAAAACAGATCACCCTGGAATTGGGGCTGGCGCGTTCATCAAATCCCGATGAATTACAAGACTTGATCAATCGGGGCGTACAGACTTTGCAAAACCCTGCGCAACATCAGCAACAGGTGCGTCCGAACGCCTCGAACATGAATGGCCCAACCGGCAGACCCTTAAGCCCGCTTGGTCGTGTCGGTAAATAA
- the pilB gene encoding type IV-A pilus assembly ATPase PilB has protein sequence MMSAKLGEALLNENLITPQQLKEALDYQRVHGGRLASTLVRLGMLSDEEVTAVLSRHYGVSSVNLDLFEVDPAAVNLVPQETAERYMVLPLSRVGSTLTLAMVDPTNVFAIDDIKFMTGLSVEPVVVSETTLQLAIAKYYGTSKELELARVMEDLVAESTMTQDEYGDFADTLEEVEDAQDEIDLENLEKMADDAPVVKLVNVILVDSLRRGASDIHIEPYEKELRVRFRIDGILYNIMNPPMKMRDALTSRLKIMSRLDIAEKRLPQDGRIKIRVKLEGRSRELDFRVSTLPTMFGEKLVLRLLDKENLRLDMTQLGFEPQSLEKFKRNINKPYGMVLVTGPTGSGKTSTLYSALQSLNTPETNIMTAEDPVEFNLQGINQVQMKESIGLNFAAALRSFLRQDPNIILVGEIRDFETAEIAVKAALTGHLVLSTLHTNDAPSTVSRLMNMGIEPFLVATSVNLIQAQRLVRKICKDCKMEIHTPVEAMIDVGFPASEAGDIKTYKGAGCQTCNGTGYKGRVGLYEVMEVTEDLRELVLVGASGLELRRKAIDEGMLTLRMSGIEKIRMGATTVEEVVRETVK, from the coding sequence ATTATGTCGGCTAAACTCGGTGAAGCACTTCTAAATGAAAACCTCATAACGCCTCAACAATTGAAAGAGGCGCTCGACTATCAAAGAGTACATGGAGGCCGCCTTGCCTCAACCCTCGTGCGATTGGGAATGTTGTCGGACGAAGAAGTCACTGCCGTACTCAGCCGTCATTACGGGGTCTCATCGGTTAATCTCGATTTATTTGAAGTCGACCCGGCAGCCGTGAATCTTGTGCCACAAGAGACTGCCGAGCGTTATATGGTTTTACCGCTTTCAAGAGTTGGCTCGACATTGACTCTGGCGATGGTCGACCCGACCAATGTTTTCGCCATCGATGATATTAAATTTATGACCGGGCTATCGGTTGAACCGGTCGTGGTCAGCGAAACCACTCTGCAACTGGCGATTGCCAAATATTACGGCACCTCAAAAGAACTCGAACTTGCGCGTGTCATGGAAGACCTGGTAGCCGAAAGCACCATGACGCAGGATGAGTATGGTGATTTTGCCGACACCCTTGAAGAAGTCGAAGATGCCCAGGATGAAATCGACCTTGAAAATTTAGAGAAGATGGCAGATGACGCGCCGGTGGTCAAACTGGTGAACGTCATTCTGGTTGATTCGCTGCGTCGCGGCGCATCCGATATTCACATTGAACCTTATGAAAAAGAGTTGCGCGTGCGTTTTCGTATAGACGGCATCCTTTACAACATTATGAATCCGCCGATGAAGATGCGCGATGCCTTGACATCGAGATTGAAAATTATGTCGCGGCTCGATATTGCCGAAAAGCGTTTGCCGCAGGATGGGCGCATCAAAATCCGCGTGAAATTGGAGGGCCGTTCGCGTGAACTCGATTTCCGGGTTTCGACATTGCCGACGATGTTCGGGGAAAAACTCGTGCTGCGTTTGCTCGATAAAGAAAACCTCAGACTGGATATGACGCAACTCGGTTTTGAACCGCAGAGTCTGGAAAAATTTAAACGCAATATTAATAAACCTTACGGCATGGTTCTGGTTACGGGACCCACGGGTTCGGGTAAAACCTCGACGCTCTATTCGGCGCTGCAAAGTCTAAACACACCCGAAACCAACATTATGACCGCCGAAGACCCTGTGGAATTCAACCTCCAAGGCATCAATCAGGTGCAGATGAAAGAGTCAATCGGCTTGAATTTCGCAGCCGCTTTGCGTTCATTCTTGCGCCAGGACCCGAACATTATTCTCGTCGGTGAAATCCGCGACTTTGAAACCGCTGAAATCGCGGTTAAAGCGGCGCTCACCGGTCACCTGGTGCTTTCCACTTTGCACACCAACGACGCGCCATCAACGGTGAGTCGTTTAATGAATATGGGTATCGAACCTTTTCTGGTTGCGACTTCGGTGAACCTCATTCAAGCGCAACGCCTGGTTAGAAAAATCTGCAAGGATTGCAAGATGGAAATCCATACGCCGGTTGAAGCGATGATCGATGTCGGTTTCCCGGCAAGTGAAGCGGGCGACATCAAAACCTATAAAGGCGCGGGCTGTCAGACCTGCAATGGCACCGGGTACAAAGGGCGCGTCGGTTTATATGAAGTGATGGAAGTGACCGAAGATTTACGTGAGTTGGTGCTGGTCGGCGCCTCGGGTTTGGAATTGCGTCGTAAAGCGATTGATGAAGGAATGTTGACGCTTAGAATGAGCGGAATCGAAAAAATTCGTATGGGCGCGACGACCGTTGAAGAGGTTGTCAGAGAAACCGTGAAATAG
- a CDS encoding CHAT domain-containing protein: MANLAVEIFLRPFTVNKRKTIGLFLSVVWLLWSGQSSLPAQTQAQKKAEAIDVQPLSLTQPVERDKKDSEIHRYSVTLAAGQFLRVFLYENQLNLKMTFFTGDNKEIGYSRGYAPNLATDEGFLLAPQSGEYFVEVRSWRQENKSGKYKLAVQDLRAATEQDKTRVKAGIVMGEAINLLQTNNNEVRKKGIPKYEEAIGLFQTVGDLYGETIANLDLGTLHRAILETEKALVYYQKALELSQKSGDRRLESQANYRLQEHFFITGDHRKALEYNFKYLEFSRQLGSRQNEGVALNNLCANYNLLGDQDNAIDYCQQALKIRREINDAGVVQTINNLSAIYKSVGEPFKALEGFNETLEIFRLRKSRLSEAFALNNIGGTYENMRDFDKALVFHHQALTILKEEKDTRQLSTVFNSIGVSHYQLGEYEKALDFFQQAYDLYQQNKNPWYASTTQGMIGLTYHMLGDRQKAIEQCEQALTIKRSLGDRVGEGRILRYLGTINYAAGNTAKALEFYNQALPIVMATANPLDEAIGLFAIARIQNESGNIEAAQTNVDKAIARIESIRSKIEIDSARTLFLASLKDFYDLKVDLLMQLHQRDATKGYDALAFQFVERGRARTLLDTLARSRIDLRAGLDAGMLEKDKDLQSRLYQASQQLQKVLNAKHTGEQLEKARKDYELAKIQTDEFQAKLQSLSPRYAAITKTQPLTLDEIRQQLIDDDTLLLEYSLGKDRSYLFAVSSNVLKVFNLPKRSEIDSAAKQVYDLLAARNKVVKFETVDERKARIAKAESEYAQAANGLSRMILAPVASQIQNKKLLVVGDGALQYIPFAALPVAKPESRNPNHKPTVGYLGITNEIVSLPSISTLAVMRRELKDRKPAAKTIAIFADPVFDKADERLKSAQANRKGLSNMVAQSRGITLAEENSLKEKSHKPAVLDNEMTRAMADVEMSNEGLSLPRIPFTRKEAMVVASLVASTQRKAAIDFAANRETATSRELSDYRIIHFATHGFLNTAHPELSGIVLSMVDEGGNEVNGFLRAHEIYNLKLPAELVVLSGCRTGLGKEIRGEGLVGLTRGFMYAGAARVLVSLWDVSDEATAEFMGRFYRAMLKEGMSAAAALKAVRASMAKDKRWSSPYYWAAFVLQGEPK, from the coding sequence GTGGCAAATTTAGCTGTTGAAATTTTTCTTCGCCCCTTCACCGTCAATAAGCGAAAAACAATCGGTTTGTTTTTAAGCGTTGTCTGGCTTCTGTGGTCGGGGCAATCCAGTTTACCGGCGCAAACTCAGGCACAGAAAAAAGCTGAAGCGATTGATGTGCAACCGCTTTCGCTCACCCAACCCGTAGAGCGCGACAAAAAAGATAGTGAAATCCATCGCTATTCGGTAACCCTTGCGGCAGGGCAATTCTTGCGGGTTTTTCTTTATGAAAACCAACTCAACTTAAAGATGACATTTTTTACTGGCGATAATAAAGAGATTGGTTACAGTCGAGGCTATGCGCCCAACCTGGCAACCGATGAAGGCTTTCTGCTTGCTCCGCAATCGGGCGAATATTTCGTCGAAGTGAGATCATGGCGACAGGAGAATAAATCAGGAAAATATAAACTGGCGGTTCAGGATTTACGCGCCGCAACTGAGCAGGATAAGACGAGAGTCAAAGCCGGCATTGTCATGGGTGAAGCCATTAATTTATTACAGACCAATAATAATGAGGTCAGGAAAAAAGGCATCCCCAAATATGAAGAAGCTATCGGCTTATTCCAGACGGTCGGTGATCTGTATGGTGAAACCATTGCCAACCTTGATTTGGGAACATTGCACCGGGCGATTTTAGAAACCGAAAAAGCCCTCGTCTATTATCAAAAGGCGCTTGAACTCAGTCAAAAATCCGGCGACCGCAGACTCGAATCGCAAGCCAATTACCGTTTGCAAGAGCATTTCTTTATCACCGGCGACCATCGAAAAGCGCTGGAATACAACTTTAAATACCTGGAGTTTTCGAGACAACTCGGCAGCCGACAAAATGAAGGCGTGGCGCTCAATAACCTCTGCGCCAATTACAATCTATTAGGCGACCAGGACAATGCCATCGACTATTGCCAGCAGGCTTTGAAAATACGGCGTGAAATAAATGATGCGGGGGTTGTGCAGACCATCAATAACCTTTCGGCAATCTATAAAAGCGTCGGCGAACCGTTTAAGGCGCTCGAAGGATTCAATGAAACCCTGGAAATCTTTCGCCTCAGAAAAAGTCGATTATCGGAAGCCTTCGCGCTCAATAATATTGGCGGAACCTATGAAAATATGCGGGATTTTGATAAGGCGTTGGTCTTTCACCATCAAGCCCTGACAATTTTAAAAGAGGAAAAGGACACTCGTCAGCTATCCACTGTGTTTAACAGCATCGGGGTTTCGCATTATCAACTTGGCGAATATGAAAAGGCGCTGGACTTTTTTCAACAGGCTTACGATTTATATCAACAAAATAAAAACCCCTGGTATGCCAGCACTACACAAGGAATGATCGGACTCACTTATCACATGCTCGGCGACCGGCAAAAAGCCATAGAGCAATGTGAGCAGGCGCTTACCATCAAACGGTCTTTAGGTGATCGGGTCGGGGAAGGGCGAATCCTGCGTTATCTTGGAACCATCAATTATGCAGCGGGCAATACGGCGAAGGCGCTTGAGTTTTACAACCAAGCCTTGCCCATCGTTATGGCAACCGCCAATCCACTGGATGAAGCGATTGGACTGTTTGCTATTGCCCGTATTCAAAACGAATCGGGAAATATTGAGGCGGCGCAGACCAATGTAGATAAAGCCATCGCGCGAATCGAATCCATTAGAAGCAAGATTGAGATTGATTCGGCACGAACATTATTTCTTGCATCCTTGAAAGATTTTTATGATTTAAAAGTTGATTTACTCATGCAATTGCATCAACGGGATGCGACCAAAGGTTATGACGCATTGGCGTTTCAATTTGTTGAAAGGGGACGCGCCCGAACCTTGCTCGATACGTTGGCGCGTTCGCGAATCGATTTACGAGCCGGTTTGGATGCCGGAATGCTCGAAAAAGATAAGGATTTACAATCGCGTTTATATCAGGCGAGTCAACAACTGCAAAAAGTGCTGAACGCCAAACACACCGGTGAACAGTTGGAAAAAGCGCGAAAAGATTATGAATTGGCAAAAATTCAAACCGATGAATTTCAGGCGAAGTTGCAAAGCCTCAGCCCGCGTTATGCGGCGATAACCAAGACTCAACCACTGACACTTGATGAAATCCGACAACAATTGATTGATGATGATACCTTGTTGCTGGAATATTCGCTTGGCAAAGACCGCAGTTATCTGTTCGCGGTTTCGTCAAATGTGCTCAAAGTCTTTAACTTGCCAAAGCGTTCCGAAATCGATTCGGCAGCCAAGCAGGTTTATGATTTGCTCGCGGCGCGAAACAAAGTAGTGAAATTTGAAACCGTTGATGAACGTAAAGCGCGAATCGCCAAAGCCGAATCCGAATATGCACAGGCTGCGAATGGGCTTTCCCGGATGATCCTTGCGCCCGTCGCCTCACAAATTCAAAACAAAAAGCTGCTGGTCGTTGGCGATGGCGCGTTGCAATATATTCCGTTTGCCGCGTTACCCGTAGCGAAACCGGAAAGCAGAAATCCCAACCATAAACCAACGGTTGGGTATTTAGGCATCACCAATGAAATCGTGAGCCTCCCGTCGATTTCTACGCTTGCAGTGATGCGGCGAGAATTGAAAGACCGAAAACCTGCGGCAAAGACTATCGCCATATTTGCCGACCCGGTTTTCGATAAAGCTGATGAGCGATTGAAATCAGCCCAGGCGAATCGCAAAGGGTTATCAAACATGGTTGCGCAATCTCGCGGCATTACTCTAGCAGAGGAAAATTCGCTAAAAGAAAAAAGCCATAAACCGGCAGTCCTCGATAACGAAATGACCCGCGCGATGGCTGATGTTGAGATGAGCAATGAAGGTTTGTCATTGCCGCGCATTCCTTTTACACGCAAAGAGGCGATGGTTGTCGCATCTCTGGTTGCCTCAACCCAACGGAAAGCGGCGATTGATTTCGCGGCGAATCGTGAGACGGCAACCAGCCGCGAGTTGAGCGATTACCGCATCATTCACTTTGCCACTCACGGTTTTTTAAACACCGCGCACCCGGAACTCTCAGGCATTGTGTTGTCGATGGTCGATGAGGGCGGCAATGAGGTAAACGGCTTTTTGCGGGCGCATGAGATTTACAATTTGAAATTGCCTGCGGAATTGGTGGTGCTCTCAGGATGTCGAACGGGACTGGGCAAAGAAATACGCGGCGAGGGATTGGTGGGACTGACGCGCGGGTTTATGTATGCGGGCGCGGCGCGGGTGCTGGTGAGTTTATGGGATGTAAGCGATGAGGCGACCGCAGAATTTATGGGACGGTTTTATCGAGCGATGCTCAAAGAGGGGATGAGCGCGGCAGCGGCGTTGAAAGCGGTGAGAGCCTCGATGGCAAAAGATAAACGCTGGTCATCACCCTATTACTGGGCAGCTTTTGTTTTGCAGGGCGAACCGAAATAG
- a CDS encoding (2Fe-2S)-binding protein — translation MSELKKQKAHLQFHLNGEPVEVAFAPHKTLLEVLREDLNLTGTKHGCELGECGACTVLIDGRAVLSCLVLGLDCEDKEILTIEGMSANNQLHPLQEMFADLGAAQCGYCSPGFLLVAKELLEKNLHPTRDEIKDALSGNICRCTGYIKIYEAVELAAARMRGEAVTIPQEVVYGLE, via the coding sequence ATGTCTGAATTGAAAAAACAGAAAGCGCATTTGCAATTCCACTTGAACGGCGAACCGGTGGAGGTCGCTTTTGCTCCCCATAAAACGTTGCTCGAAGTCTTGCGCGAAGATTTAAATCTGACCGGCACCAAACATGGTTGCGAACTCGGCGAATGCGGCGCTTGCACCGTGTTAATCGACGGGCGGGCGGTGCTCTCTTGTCTGGTACTGGGTCTGGATTGTGAAGACAAAGAAATCCTCACCATCGAAGGCATGAGCGCCAACAATCAACTTCATCCGTTGCAGGAGATGTTTGCCGATTTAGGCGCAGCGCAATGCGGCTATTGCTCTCCCGGTTTTTTACTCGTTGCCAAAGAACTTCTCGAAAAAAATCTTCACCCGACGCGGGATGAAATCAAAGATGCTTTATCGGGCAATATCTGTCGTTGCACCGGGTACATTAAAATTTACGAAGCCGTTGAACTTGCCGCCGCCCGCATGCGCGGCGAAGCGGTCACGATTCCACAAGAGGTTGTTTACGGACTGGAATAA
- a CDS encoding molybdopterin cofactor-binding domain-containing protein, with amino-acid sequence MKNGRNGNLKVVGKPYRKVDARMKCTGQTKFADDVALPRMLYAKLLRSHIPHALIKHIDVSKALALPGVVAILTGKDLPIPYGILPVSQDEHTLCINKVRFIGDPVAAIAAIDEDTAFEAMDLIEVEYERLQPIASIEDALNINEPRIHEYGDHGNTHKKVSLEFGNLDEGFAEADHIREDIFFYEGNTHLPIEQHASLANFDPDGKLTLWSSTQTPHYVHRALAKVLEMPAAHIRVIATPNGGGFGGKSDPFNHEVAVCKLSMITGRPVKITLTREEVFYCHRGRHPVLMWAKTGVKKDGSITAMHFRNFLDGGAYGSYGVASTFYTGALQTVTYEVPRYKFEGTRVFTNKPPCGPKRGHGTPQPRFALEVQLDKIASDLGLDPAEMRRQHLAPANSITANWLRIGSMGLGACIDKIVDASDWKNKFRKLPYGKGIGIACSSYLCGAGLPIYWNNLPHSGVQLRLDRQGGVCVMCGSTDIGQGSDSVLAYIVAEVLGIEPFDIRIVTADTDLTPVDLGSYSSRVTLMTGNAAVQAAERAREILAKAVAEKLDVPVEDLSFAEHRVFDVRNPEHGVSFAEAVVLAESKFGTVGTVGSYTPPRSPGKFKGAGVGPSPAYSYSAAIAEVEVDAETGITTVERIWIGHDIGRSLNPALVMGQVEGGVYMGLGEVLMEEMVYRASRNIVHKFPSMLEYKSPTTMEMCEVKTFLIEDPDPNGPFGAKEVGQGPLLPVMPAVVNAIYDAVGVYVDEIPATPEKVLAALKAKAQGKEGRFGPKAVPTVDWGNPLKVLTPLEGGDGKEMPNAAVHLRE; translated from the coding sequence ATGAAGAACGGAAGAAACGGAAATCTAAAAGTTGTCGGCAAACCCTATCGCAAAGTGGATGCGCGAATGAAATGCACAGGGCAAACCAAATTCGCGGATGACGTCGCGTTGCCGCGCATGCTTTACGCGAAACTTTTGCGCAGTCACATTCCCCACGCGCTCATCAAACATATAGATGTTTCTAAAGCTCTTGCGCTTCCGGGGGTTGTGGCAATCCTAACCGGCAAAGATTTGCCTATTCCTTACGGCATTCTGCCCGTCAGTCAGGATGAACACACGCTTTGCATAAACAAAGTCCGTTTCATCGGCGACCCGGTTGCCGCGATTGCCGCGATTGACGAGGACACGGCGTTTGAGGCGATGGATTTAATCGAAGTTGAATATGAACGTTTGCAACCCATCGCCTCCATCGAAGACGCGCTCAACATCAATGAGCCGCGCATTCACGAATACGGCGACCACGGTAATACTCATAAAAAAGTGTCGCTTGAATTCGGCAACCTGGATGAAGGTTTTGCCGAAGCCGACCACATACGCGAAGACATTTTCTTTTACGAAGGCAACACCCATCTGCCGATTGAACAACACGCCTCGCTTGCCAATTTTGACCCGGACGGGAAACTGACGCTCTGGAGTTCAACGCAAACGCCGCATTATGTCCACCGCGCGCTCGCCAAAGTTTTAGAGATGCCCGCCGCGCACATTCGCGTCATTGCCACACCGAACGGCGGCGGCTTCGGCGGCAAAAGCGACCCGTTCAATCACGAAGTCGCGGTGTGCAAACTTTCGATGATAACCGGTCGTCCTGTGAAAATTACTCTCACCCGCGAAGAGGTTTTCTATTGTCATCGCGGGCGTCATCCGGTTTTGATGTGGGCGAAGACCGGCGTCAAAAAAGACGGATCGATTACCGCCATGCACTTTCGCAATTTCCTGGATGGCGGCGCGTATGGCAGTTATGGTGTAGCTTCAACCTTTTATACCGGCGCATTGCAAACCGTGACCTACGAAGTACCGCGTTATAAATTTGAAGGCACCAGAGTTTTCACCAACAAACCGCCTTGCGGTCCGAAACGTGGACACGGCACGCCGCAACCGCGATTTGCGCTTGAAGTTCAACTCGATAAAATCGCGAGTGACCTGGGACTCGACCCGGCAGAGATGCGCCGCCAGCATCTCGCCCCGGCAAACTCGATTACCGCAAACTGGCTGCGCATCGGTTCGATGGGGCTTGGCGCGTGCATTGATAAAATCGTTGATGCGAGTGATTGGAAAAACAAGTTCCGCAAACTTCCTTACGGTAAAGGCATCGGTATCGCTTGCAGTTCGTACCTGTGCGGCGCGGGCTTGCCGATTTACTGGAACAACCTGCCGCATTCGGGTGTGCAACTTCGCCTGGACAGACAAGGCGGCGTTTGTGTGATGTGCGGGTCAACCGACATCGGGCAAGGTTCGGATTCGGTTCTCGCTTACATAGTCGCAGAAGTCTTAGGCATTGAACCGTTCGACATTCGCATCGTGACCGCCGACACCGATTTAACCCCGGTTGATTTGGGCAGCTATTCAAGCCGCGTGACCTTGATGACCGGCAACGCCGCTGTGCAAGCCGCCGAACGCGCCCGTGAAATTTTAGCTAAAGCGGTTGCCGAAAAACTCGATGTGCCGGTTGAAGATTTATCATTTGCAGAACATCGGGTTTTCGATGTGCGAAACCCTGAACACGGCGTGAGTTTTGCTGAAGCCGTGGTTTTAGCAGAATCAAAATTCGGCACCGTGGGAACCGTCGGTTCATACACGCCGCCGCGTTCGCCCGGCAAGTTCAAAGGCGCGGGAGTGGGACCTTCGCCGGCATACAGCTATTCAGCAGCGATTGCCGAAGTTGAGGTTGATGCCGAGACTGGTATCACAACGGTTGAACGCATTTGGATTGGTCATGACATCGGGCGTTCGCTCAATCCTGCGCTGGTGATGGGGCAGGTTGAAGGCGGCGTTTACATGGGACTCGGTGAAGTCTTGATGGAAGAGATGGTCTATCGCGCGAGTCGCAACATCGTGCATAAATTCCCGTCGATGCTCGAATACAAAAGTCCGACGACGATGGAGATGTGCGAGGTCAAAACGTTTTTAATTGAAGACCCAGACCCCAACGGGCCATTTGGCGCAAAAGAGGTCGGGCAAGGACCGCTGCTGCCGGTGATGCCTGCGGTGGTGAATGCAATTTATGATGCAGTGGGCGTTTATGTTGATGAAATCCCCGCGACCCCTGAAAAAGTGTTGGCGGCGCTCAAGGCAAAAGCCCAAGGCAAGGAAGGGCGCTTTGGACCCAAAGCGGTTCCGACAGTTGACTGGGGCAATCCCTTAAAAGTTTTAACTCCGCTTGAGGGCGGCGACGGCAAAGAAATGCCCAACGCCGCAGTGCATTTGAGAGAGTGA